The proteins below come from a single Xyrauchen texanus isolate HMW12.3.18 chromosome 3, RBS_HiC_50CHRs, whole genome shotgun sequence genomic window:
- the LOC127633515 gene encoding ankyrin repeat and SOCS box protein 12-like, with the protein MLQLRPVEEDESATESLALNRAVADDDHFLLAELLSQERYRKCINQQSGWGIPGTPLRMAASKGHLKCLQLLLAHGAEVDCLDVKAQTPLFTAVCGRYLSCVLALLRAGANPNGSHLNNSSPVLTAAREGDPKILRHLLQHGAEVNARSKVTLWASGVAVCSGPLYLSAIYGHLDCFKMLLLYGADPNYNSPEEKVIGKATQQKTVLELCLRHGCGVEYIQLLIDFGANVYLPTLIIEKSTKQNEAVELLLKERGCPKSLASQCRLAIRKHLKQVNRIKSIGSLEIPPRLINYLKHKPINGSLFTDKPVHPL; encoded by the exons ATGCTCCAGCTGCGGCCTGTGGAGGAGGATGAATCGGCTACTGAAAGTTTGGCGCTGAATCGAGCTGTGGCTGATGATGACCACTTTCTCTTGGCAGAGCTGCTGTCACAAGAACGCTACAGGAAGTGCATTAATCAGCAGAGTGGTTGGGGTATCCCAGGTACCCCGTTACGTATGGCTGCATCTAAAG GTCACCTGAAGTGCCTGCAGTTACTCCTGGCACATGGAGCTGAGGTGGACTGTCTGGATGTGAAGGCCCAGACTCCTCTTTTTACTGCAGTGTGTGGGCGTTACCTGAGCTGTGTCCTCGCCCTGCTCCGCGCTGGGGCTAACCCTAATGGAAGTCATTTGAACAACAGCTCACCTGTGCTCACCGCTGCTCGGGAGGGCGATCCAAAGATCCTCCGCCATCTTCTTCAGCATGGGGCCGAGGTCAACGCCAGGTCAAAGGTGACATTGTGGGCTTCAGGGGTTGCAGTGTGCAGTGGACCACTTTACCTGTCAGCCATATATGGACACCTGGACTGCTTTAAAATGTTACTGTTGTACGGGGCAGATCCGAACTATAATAGTCCAGAAGAGAAGGTTATCGGTAAGGCAACGCAACAGAAGACGGTCCTGGAATTGTGCTTGAGACATGGCTGTGGAGTCGAATACATTCAGCTGCTCATAGACTTTGGGGCCAATGTGTACCTGCCTACTCTCATTATAGAGAAGAGCACCAAACAGAATGAAGCTGTTGAACTACTGCTGAAAGAGCGAG GTTGTCCGAAGTCTTTGGCATCTCAATGTAGGTTGGCCATCCGTAAACACTTGAAACAGGTGAACAGGATAAAGTCTATAGGCTCTCTTGAGATTCCACCCAGGCTCATCAACTATCTCAAACACAAGCCCATAAACGGCTCACTGTTTACTGACAAGCCAGTGCACCCTCTTTAG